A window of Fictibacillus halophilus contains these coding sequences:
- the nikA gene encoding nickel ABC transporter substrate-binding protein, translated as MRNYKNILVGMLCLVLVFMAGCSTTQNSSEKQEEKEKNVNMIFSFKAANLDPHTGFIPIRAGLTETLLKLDDKSNIEGWLAERWETTDNEKWVFEIRDDVKFQDGKKLDAESVKQSLERSIEANESLGDSLKIKSMEADGQALTIHTTEPYPALPSELVNPYTSIVNMEEAKKDGEEAFRNNPIGTGPFKVKEFKSNQFVEVEKNEDYWAGEPKLDSAKIKFNEDANVRALALQSKEADVVYNLPAESLDTIEKDNKLRVESIPGLRAHFVLYNSQSKNVKDLKVRQALDLLIDRKSVVNDIMLGHGLEANGPFNSTLPFGLDEEVSELNVEKAKSLLTQAGYKENAEGLMEKDGKPLTLELVTYKARPELPLIAQLLQSDASKAGIKIDIKTVENADTHLVENKDWDLATYSNNTSPRGDGSYFFNTAFTETGALNVGKINIPELNTIIEKLNRTTDLDERTKLTQDASKVINKEVAHSYAVYPNIIIGMNKRIVNWEPTAEEYYILTHNMDVK; from the coding sequence ATGAGAAATTATAAAAATATTTTAGTAGGAATGTTATGTTTGGTTCTTGTATTCATGGCTGGTTGTTCAACCACACAAAATAGCTCAGAAAAACAAGAAGAAAAAGAAAAGAACGTTAATATGATTTTCAGTTTTAAAGCAGCTAACTTAGATCCGCATACTGGCTTTATTCCTATTCGTGCTGGACTTACTGAAACGTTATTAAAACTGGATGATAAATCGAATATTGAAGGCTGGCTAGCTGAAAGATGGGAAACAACAGATAACGAGAAGTGGGTATTTGAAATTCGAGATGATGTAAAATTCCAAGATGGTAAAAAACTTGATGCTGAATCTGTCAAACAATCATTAGAAAGAAGTATTGAAGCGAACGAATCGTTAGGTGATTCTCTGAAGATTAAATCTATGGAAGCAGATGGACAAGCACTTACCATCCATACGACAGAGCCCTATCCTGCACTTCCATCCGAACTTGTAAATCCTTATACATCAATTGTAAACATGGAAGAAGCCAAGAAGGATGGAGAAGAAGCGTTTAGAAATAACCCAATCGGTACAGGTCCATTTAAAGTAAAAGAATTTAAATCCAATCAATTTGTTGAAGTTGAAAAAAACGAAGACTATTGGGCTGGAGAACCGAAACTGGACTCAGCCAAAATAAAGTTTAATGAAGACGCTAACGTAAGAGCACTTGCCCTACAGTCAAAAGAAGCTGATGTTGTGTACAATCTCCCTGCCGAAAGTCTAGATACGATAGAAAAGGATAATAAATTGAGAGTTGAATCCATTCCTGGACTACGAGCGCATTTTGTTCTATATAACAGTCAAAGTAAAAATGTTAAAGATTTAAAGGTTAGACAAGCTCTAGACCTCTTGATCGATCGCAAGAGTGTTGTAAATGACATCATGCTAGGACACGGTCTTGAAGCTAACGGTCCATTTAACAGTACTTTACCGTTTGGGCTAGATGAAGAAGTTTCAGAATTGAACGTGGAAAAAGCTAAAAGCCTTTTAACTCAAGCGGGCTACAAAGAGAATGCAGAAGGTTTAATGGAGAAAGACGGTAAACCGCTAACTCTTGAACTAGTTACGTATAAAGCTCGTCCAGAACTACCTTTAATCGCACAGCTACTTCAATCTGACGCAAGTAAAGCAGGAATCAAAATCGATATAAAAACAGTTGAAAATGCTGATACGCATCTAGTTGAGAACAAGGATTGGGATCTAGCGACGTATAGTAACAATACCTCTCCAAGAGGAGACGGAAGCTACTTCTTTAATACTGCTTTCACAGAAACAGGAGCGTTAAATGTTGGGAAGATCAACATTCCTGAACTTAACACTATAATTGAAAAGTTAAATAGAACGACAGATTTAGACGAGCGTACAAAGCTGACACAAGATGCGTCTAAGGTAATCAACAAAGAAGTTGCCCATAGTTATGCCGTTTATCCAAATATCATTATTGGAATGAACAAACGCATTGTGAACTGGGAGCCTACAGCAGAGGAGTATTATATTCTAACACACAATATGGATGTGAAATAA
- a CDS encoding cupin domain-containing protein yields the protein MVSYMDYTSPSTQYTFDVNTSPLFKKDSQNYINVLGINQLNTLENVSLLDIFMSTGNVVEPHYHQNAAELVYCISGSVVVSILNPFTKQLLNFKITPGQVANVPQGWWHYEIALEDNTHILAIFNAPTPQVVLGSDILRFTPANVMAHTYCLDENQWKETVAPVQPSTYIGPYTNCQRNAEYTYHSNHNQTYQQMQYVQQHPETPHVQPYRNVWW from the coding sequence ATGGTATCATATATGGATTATACATCTCCCTCTACTCAATATACGTTTGATGTAAATACGAGTCCTCTGTTCAAAAAAGACAGCCAAAATTATATTAATGTATTGGGTATTAACCAGTTGAATACTTTAGAAAACGTATCGTTATTAGATATATTTATGAGTACGGGCAATGTAGTTGAGCCTCATTATCATCAGAATGCTGCTGAACTTGTATACTGTATCTCAGGCTCTGTTGTAGTATCAATTCTTAATCCATTTACAAAACAGTTATTGAACTTCAAGATCACACCAGGCCAAGTAGCCAATGTTCCTCAAGGATGGTGGCACTATGAAATTGCTTTAGAAGATAACACTCATATTCTAGCAATTTTTAATGCACCGACTCCTCAAGTTGTTCTTGGTTCAGATATACTGAGATTCACCCCTGCCAATGTAATGGCCCATACGTATTGTCTTGATGAGAATCAATGGAAAGAAACCGTTGCACCTGTTCAACCTTCTACTTATATTGGGCCTTACACGAACTGTCAGCGAAACGCTGAATATACCTACCATTCAAATCATAATCAAACATATCAGCAGATGCAGTATGTTCAACAACATCCTGAAACTCCGCACGTTCAGCCTTATCGGAACGTTTGGTGGTAA
- a CDS encoding YciI family protein, with protein MEITEFLYQIIPVRADLMENQTEEEQEKLQSHFLYLQDLLEKGKLVLAGPCLDASFGVVILQNTHEVEARSIMENDPAVKGKIMTGSLYPFRVSLIKK; from the coding sequence TTGGAAATCACTGAATTTCTATATCAAATTATACCAGTCAGAGCAGATTTAATGGAGAATCAGACCGAAGAGGAACAAGAAAAGCTTCAATCTCATTTTTTGTACCTTCAAGATTTGTTAGAGAAGGGAAAATTGGTATTGGCTGGACCGTGTCTGGATGCTTCTTTTGGAGTTGTTATTCTTCAAAATACTCATGAAGTAGAAGCACGAAGCATCATGGAGAATGATCCAGCGGTTAAGGGAAAAATCATGACTGGAAGCCTATATCCTTTTCGCGTTTCTTTAATAAAGAAATAA
- a CDS encoding DEAD/DEAH box helicase, which yields MTQSLQNFPEFIRNAWNKSGFSAFTDIQERSIPEQLENKDLIIESPTGTGKTLAYALPALSKLNPEVKNAQVLFLAPTRELAMQIYDVCQKFTENSGLSGASLIGGANMQRQLDKLKKKPQFIVGTPGRVKELIQNKKLKVHEVKTIVIDEADHIIEAGFNGDVEQVIAATLKDRQLVFVSATINNKTEDWSRKLAVAPVIVKVEKDLVKSEVTHTFMVSDYRDKVENLRKLIRHTPGIKAMVFINSSMKMDEFATKLEYKKIKLGVLAGNSTKQDRQKVVNDFKNGKIPVLLTTDVATRGLDIPDVTHVVHFEMPEDVKQYVHRSGRTGRMGKEGTVVSLVTKAELTSVKKWTAKMNVPLQKQLLEKGQVIVEEGASRGPSTKRPAPKNEKSMQRKSDGSKKRR from the coding sequence ATGACACAATCGCTACAGAATTTTCCGGAATTTATCCGAAACGCTTGGAACAAAAGCGGGTTTTCAGCATTTACAGACATTCAAGAACGATCAATACCTGAGCAGCTAGAAAACAAAGATTTAATCATTGAATCTCCAACTGGAACTGGTAAGACTCTTGCTTATGCATTACCAGCACTATCAAAGTTAAACCCAGAAGTAAAGAATGCTCAAGTTCTTTTTTTAGCACCAACACGAGAACTAGCAATGCAAATTTACGATGTATGTCAAAAGTTTACCGAAAACAGCGGATTAAGCGGGGCATCTCTCATCGGTGGGGCTAACATGCAGCGTCAGTTAGATAAATTAAAAAAGAAACCGCAATTTATCGTAGGTACACCTGGGCGAGTAAAAGAATTAATCCAAAACAAAAAACTTAAAGTGCATGAAGTAAAAACCATTGTGATCGATGAAGCCGACCATATTATTGAAGCTGGGTTTAACGGTGACGTTGAACAAGTAATCGCAGCAACGTTAAAAGACCGTCAGCTAGTATTCGTATCCGCTACGATCAATAACAAGACAGAGGACTGGTCAAGAAAATTAGCCGTAGCACCAGTTATCGTTAAAGTAGAAAAAGACTTAGTGAAGAGTGAAGTGACGCATACGTTTATGGTGTCTGATTACCGTGATAAAGTCGAAAACTTACGCAAGCTGATTCGTCACACACCTGGCATTAAAGCGATGGTCTTCATCAATAGTTCAATGAAGATGGATGAGTTCGCAACAAAACTTGAGTACAAGAAGATTAAGCTAGGTGTATTAGCAGGTAATTCAACGAAACAAGATCGTCAAAAAGTCGTTAACGATTTTAAGAATGGAAAGATTCCTGTTCTTTTAACAACCGATGTCGCGACACGTGGATTGGATATTCCTGACGTTACACACGTGGTTCATTTTGAAATGCCAGAAGACGTAAAGCAATACGTTCACCGATCTGGAAGAACGGGACGTATGGGGAAAGAAGGTACAGTCGTTTCGTTAGTAACAAAAGCAGAATTAACGTCTGTGAAAAAATGGACGGCGAAGATGAACGTACCTCTTCAAAAGCAGCTTCTAGAAAAAGGACAAGTCATCGTAGAAGAAGGTGCTAGTAGAGGACCATCTACTAAACGCCCTGCACCGAAAAATGAAAAAAGCATGCAAAGAAAGTCTGACGGATCTAAAAAAAGAAGATAG
- a CDS encoding YppE family protein — translation MDHLYTLTTELIADIDEAFHIYKTETKTRETEADFFTEVKPFADRIHFRVKDWEPLARDWVLVNKPKYLYPIQINTAAENIGYLGVYVFQKKMKDKRITEMVKSVLYVLNQLKNQMAEVENK, via the coding sequence ATGGACCATTTATATACATTAACAACCGAGCTAATCGCTGATATAGATGAAGCGTTTCATATTTATAAGACAGAAACCAAAACGAGAGAAACAGAAGCGGACTTTTTTACAGAGGTAAAACCATTTGCCGACCGCATCCATTTTCGCGTAAAAGACTGGGAGCCGCTCGCGAGAGACTGGGTGCTCGTCAATAAGCCTAAATATCTGTACCCGATTCAGATCAACACCGCTGCTGAAAATATAGGCTATCTTGGTGTTTACGTCTTTCAAAAGAAAATGAAAGATAAACGAATCACAGAAATGGTGAAATCTGTTCTCTATGTATTGAATCAGCTAAAGAATCAAATGGCGGAAGTCGAGAATAAATAA
- a CDS encoding MerR family transcriptional regulator — MEMVLMKTKTVSEELGVNPTTVQRWVRHFNIQCDKNEHGHYLFKQDDIDQLKEIKAQLDNGLLMSDIQVQSMHSTEQTMELPTQFEEKFNRLNAAIDALEKKVEEKADSVVSYQMLQHATELEELIKKMENMEARLQDLEVALLKQDYPEERLYVKEKSRKNWFVSLFTL; from the coding sequence ATGGAAATGGTGTTGATGAAAACCAAAACGGTCTCTGAGGAACTAGGGGTGAATCCAACAACAGTTCAGCGTTGGGTCAGACATTTTAACATTCAATGTGACAAGAACGAGCACGGTCATTATCTGTTCAAACAAGATGACATCGATCAGTTAAAAGAGATTAAAGCACAGCTTGATAACGGACTTTTGATGAGTGATATTCAAGTTCAGTCGATGCATTCAACAGAGCAAACAATGGAACTACCAACCCAATTTGAAGAAAAGTTCAATCGCTTAAATGCGGCCATAGATGCGCTAGAGAAGAAGGTCGAAGAAAAAGCAGATAGCGTTGTGTCTTATCAGATGCTACAGCACGCGACAGAGCTTGAAGAACTCATTAAAAAGATGGAAAACATGGAAGCTCGTCTGCAAGATTTAGAAGTAGCACTCCTGAAGCAGGATTATCCAGAAGAGCGACTATACGTAAAAGAAAAATCAAGAAAGAACTGGTTCGTCAGTTTGTTTACTCTATAA
- a CDS encoding DUF2515 family protein yields the protein MVQHNENIIQHVRKLTNSQNRDNISRTVSYATFFKNNPEIRWAMLASLVSRNAGYSMCDLKGDWLPRLLSKDTRKHLFLTYERANWLIFQDAYPQLLIYEYSKKQDEPCFHLLRYFGVSTFMVMEWERFWKEKDLKRICTSLIINEQHVIEKPVIKDGFYKQRIFSKMPFLLQDYMHFSTVLFPVESGEVIGISVHGFKKTKNRIETGKKLYTIMFESEWSEEILSFADKVTHTGSRHDFETYIYPSKKRETPFLRLAFPVIDHHRSNTRDWYRKRVNTEQFYEPVKPMHRVVLTDWYKQKQRQLKIGILLKEWMFHA from the coding sequence GTGGTACAGCATAATGAGAATATTATTCAACATGTTCGGAAGCTTACGAATTCACAAAATCGTGATAATATTTCACGTACCGTAAGCTATGCCACATTTTTTAAAAACAACCCTGAGATCAGGTGGGCGATGCTCGCTAGTCTTGTTTCAAGAAATGCAGGCTACAGCATGTGTGACTTAAAAGGGGATTGGTTGCCTAGGCTGTTGTCTAAAGATACTAGAAAGCATTTATTCCTAACCTATGAACGCGCAAACTGGCTAATCTTTCAGGATGCATATCCCCAGCTTTTGATCTATGAGTATTCGAAAAAACAAGATGAGCCATGTTTTCATCTGCTCAGATATTTTGGTGTTTCAACATTTATGGTGATGGAGTGGGAAAGGTTTTGGAAAGAGAAAGATCTGAAGCGAATTTGCACGTCCCTAATCATTAATGAACAACACGTGATCGAAAAGCCTGTGATAAAGGATGGGTTTTATAAACAGAGAATTTTTTCAAAAATGCCGTTTCTTTTACAAGATTATATGCATTTTAGTACCGTGCTTTTTCCTGTCGAGAGTGGAGAAGTGATAGGAATATCCGTTCATGGATTTAAAAAGACGAAAAATAGGATCGAAACAGGGAAAAAACTATACACCATTATGTTTGAATCAGAGTGGAGTGAAGAGATTCTTTCTTTTGCAGATAAAGTCACTCACACGGGCTCAAGACATGATTTTGAAACCTACATCTATCCAAGTAAAAAAAGAGAAACCCCGTTCTTACGGCTGGCGTTTCCAGTCATCGACCATCACAGATCGAACACAAGAGATTGGTACCGAAAACGTGTAAACACTGAACAGTTTTATGAACCTGTAAAACCAATGCACCGGGTTGTGTTAACCGATTGGTATAAACAAAAGCAAAGACAGCTAAAAATAGGAATTCTCTTAAAAGAATGGATGTTTCATGCATGA
- a CDS encoding glutaredoxin family protein: MAKTVILYTQETCPPCFAEKEWLKANEIPFEERDIRKNDAYMKEVIDLGASATPVTVIETEDSKEVVMGFVEEELSRLLKK, from the coding sequence TTGGCGAAGACAGTAATACTTTACACACAAGAAACATGCCCTCCATGCTTTGCAGAAAAAGAGTGGCTAAAAGCAAACGAGATTCCTTTTGAAGAACGAGATATCCGTAAAAACGATGCCTATATGAAAGAAGTGATCGACCTCGGCGCTTCTGCAACTCCTGTAACCGTTATTGAAACGGAGGACTCCAAAGAAGTCGTCATGGGCTTTGTAGAAGAAGAACTTTCTCGACTACTAAAAAAGTAA
- the recU gene encoding Holliday junction resolvase RecU, producing MGTFHYPNGKKVTSIVKKQSSSSIKKDISYSNRGMSLEDDINQSNEYYLLTNQAIIHKKPTPVQIVNVEYPKRSAAVIREAYFKLASTTDYNGVYKGRYIDFEAKETKNKTSFPLKNFHEHQLLHMQHILDHGGISFVILRFSQTDESYLFDSSHLITFWKEQKEGRKSIPKGEIEEKGHSITIGYQPRLNYLQVVDSVYF from the coding sequence ATGGGTACCTTTCATTATCCAAACGGTAAGAAAGTGACTTCTATCGTGAAAAAACAATCTTCATCTTCTATCAAAAAAGATATTTCGTACAGCAACAGAGGAATGTCGTTAGAAGATGATATCAATCAGAGCAACGAATATTATCTTTTAACCAATCAAGCGATCATCCATAAGAAACCTACTCCGGTTCAGATCGTAAATGTAGAATATCCAAAACGATCTGCCGCTGTCATTCGAGAAGCGTACTTTAAACTCGCTTCCACGACAGATTACAATGGGGTGTATAAAGGAAGATACATTGACTTTGAGGCAAAAGAAACAAAGAACAAGACGAGCTTTCCTCTAAAGAACTTTCATGAACACCAGTTACTTCATATGCAGCACATCTTAGATCATGGTGGGATCTCGTTCGTCATCCTTCGTTTCTCTCAAACAGATGAGAGCTATTTATTCGACAGTTCTCACTTGATCACGTTTTGGAAGGAACAAAAAGAAGGCAGAAAATCTATACCTAAGGGTGAAATCGAGGAAAAAGGACATTCTATTACTATCGGGTATCAACCTCGGCTTAATTACTTACAAGTGGTAGATTCTGTCTATTTCTAG
- a CDS encoding transglycosylase domain-containing protein — protein MSKDYRSRMERRQSSDSSKPANQSKTKKPRRGRSWKKTLFILALILGVLGLLTIGVIAATSPKLDPKKLETPVSSKIMDMNDKEVSLVAGDEKRIRVKINEIPEPVQNAFIATEDVRFREHSGIDVRRIAGAAFANVREGFGAEGASTISQQVIKNTVLTNEKSLTRKIREAYLSVQLEQKYSKDQILEMYLNKIYFGNNAYGIATAAKVYFNKDVDQLEVQEAALLAGLPKAPSYYDPTRNPKEAEHRRNVVLNLMAQHKFISKEEAENAKSISVKDMIKEGEVKTETRPYDAYIKQVIDDLKEIEGLEEADIYSSGLKIYTNLDTKAQQTTEDVLKAKLNEEHEFLQSGVALVDTKTGSIRAVGSGRGGQLSNYYSSKITRQPGSTIKPILDYGPAIENKKWNTGYILKDEPVELKDITINNFNDRNVGDISMRQALVESKNTTAVRAFQEVGAEEATDFANKLGFDLDPDTTYPSYAIGGFNGGISPLTLAGAYTSFGNGGIYSKPTTVRKVEFPDGRVVEVDSEPKAAMKDYTAYMITDMLKDVMDRGTGREANVSGLNLAGKTGTTNYSKEDRDKYGLPDGATKDAWMAGYTPTYTAAVWTGYAENKDKEGNGLYLNDNEADYSKQIFRDIMSELDHKNTDFKKPKSVTEVAMEKGTGKRASEFTPDSEKIIELFVKGSDLPGISDSYEKPSSIEGLEAKYKENKNEIEVKWKYGKKKGVSFRVLASYNDGPMQERATINDTKFVVPSPAPGKYSFQVIAIDSENNTESEPAGTSITIEGPEGEEPPPGEGEGEEPGTPPGQEPGTEPPAEGEPGTPPDQGGGEGEQPGTPGTPPGQEPGTEPPTEGEPGTTPTPPGQNGGRQQNGGNGGGLVPPLNP, from the coding sequence ATGTCAAAAGATTACCGAAGCCGTATGGAGCGCAGACAATCTAGTGATAGTTCCAAACCGGCAAATCAATCAAAAACAAAAAAACCTAGACGAGGACGCAGTTGGAAGAAGACGCTGTTCATCCTTGCTCTTATATTAGGCGTTTTAGGACTGTTAACGATCGGTGTTATTGCCGCGACTTCTCCTAAATTAGATCCTAAGAAACTAGAAACACCTGTATCCTCTAAGATAATGGATATGAACGACAAGGAAGTTTCTCTTGTTGCAGGTGATGAAAAACGAATTCGTGTTAAGATTAATGAAATTCCAGAACCTGTACAAAATGCTTTTATCGCCACAGAAGACGTGCGTTTCCGTGAGCATAGTGGTATTGATGTACGCCGTATAGCAGGTGCAGCCTTCGCTAACGTTAGAGAAGGATTTGGAGCAGAAGGTGCGAGTACGATCTCTCAGCAGGTTATTAAGAATACGGTATTAACAAATGAAAAGTCTCTTACACGTAAGATTCGTGAAGCATATCTTTCCGTCCAATTAGAACAGAAGTACTCTAAAGACCAAATCTTAGAGATGTATTTAAATAAGATCTATTTTGGAAACAATGCTTATGGAATTGCAACAGCTGCCAAAGTTTATTTCAACAAGGATGTTGATCAACTTGAGGTGCAAGAAGCAGCTCTTTTAGCTGGTCTGCCAAAAGCGCCAAGTTATTATGATCCTACGAGGAATCCAAAAGAAGCAGAACACCGACGCAACGTTGTGTTGAACTTAATGGCTCAGCACAAATTCATCTCAAAAGAAGAAGCAGAAAATGCAAAAAGCATTTCTGTTAAAGACATGATTAAAGAAGGCGAAGTTAAGACTGAGACTCGCCCTTATGATGCTTACATTAAACAGGTTATTGATGATCTCAAAGAAATTGAAGGTCTTGAAGAAGCAGATATCTATTCATCTGGACTTAAAATTTATACGAATTTAGATACGAAAGCACAGCAAACAACTGAAGATGTATTAAAAGCGAAATTAAATGAAGAGCATGAATTCCTACAGTCTGGAGTTGCTTTAGTTGATACGAAGACAGGGTCCATACGCGCAGTCGGAAGTGGCCGCGGCGGTCAATTAAGTAACTATTATTCTTCAAAAATTACACGTCAACCAGGATCCACTATTAAACCAATACTTGATTATGGTCCTGCTATTGAGAATAAAAAGTGGAACACAGGCTACATTCTAAAAGATGAACCAGTAGAACTGAAAGACATTACGATCAACAACTTTAACGACCGAAACGTTGGCGACATCTCTATGCGTCAAGCACTCGTTGAATCAAAGAACACGACTGCTGTTCGTGCGTTCCAAGAAGTTGGAGCAGAAGAAGCAACAGATTTTGCTAACAAATTAGGATTTGACTTAGATCCAGATACAACTTATCCATCCTACGCGATCGGTGGTTTTAACGGTGGTATCTCCCCTCTTACTCTAGCTGGTGCTTATACATCTTTTGGTAACGGAGGTATATACTCAAAACCAACTACGGTACGTAAAGTTGAGTTCCCTGATGGCCGTGTAGTTGAAGTCGATTCAGAGCCGAAAGCAGCTATGAAAGATTACACCGCTTATATGATCACAGATATGCTAAAAGATGTGATGGACAGAGGAACTGGACGTGAAGCGAACGTTAGTGGACTTAACTTAGCTGGTAAGACGGGTACAACTAACTACTCTAAAGAAGATCGTGATAAGTACGGTCTTCCAGATGGGGCGACGAAAGATGCTTGGATGGCAGGATATACACCTACCTATACAGCAGCTGTTTGGACTGGTTATGCTGAGAACAAAGACAAAGAAGGTAACGGTCTTTATCTAAACGACAATGAAGCGGATTATTCGAAACAGATCTTCCGTGATATCATGAGCGAGTTAGATCATAAGAACACTGACTTCAAGAAGCCGAAATCTGTAACGGAAGTCGCGATGGAAAAAGGAACAGGGAAACGGGCAAGTGAGTTCACACCTGATTCTGAAAAGATCATCGAGCTTTTCGTTAAAGGATCTGACCTTCCTGGCATAAGTGATAGCTATGAAAAACCTTCTTCGATTGAGGGATTAGAAGCGAAGTACAAAGAAAATAAAAACGAGATCGAAGTTAAATGGAAATATGGTAAGAAAAAAGGCGTATCCTTTAGAGTTCTCGCAAGCTATAACGATGGACCGATGCAGGAACGTGCAACGATCAACGATACGAAATTCGTTGTTCCATCACCTGCTCCTGGTAAATATTCATTCCAAGTCATAGCGATCGACAGTGAGAACAACACAGAAAGTGAACCTGCAGGAACATCGATTACGATCGAAGGGCCTGAAGGTGAAGAGCCACCACCTGGTGAAGGTGAAGGCGAAGAGCCAGGTACTCCTCCAGGTCAAGAACCTGGAACTGAACCACCTGCTGAAGGTGAACCTGGGACTCCTCCAGATCAAGGAGGCGGTGAAGGTGAACAACCAGGTACTCCTGGTACTCCTCCCGGACAAGAGCCTGGGACAGAGCCACCTACAGAAGGTGAACCTGGTACAACTCCTACACCTCCTGGGCAAAACGGAGGCAGACAACAAAATGGTGGAAACGGCGGAGGCTTAGTTCCTCCTCTCAATCCATAA
- a CDS encoding glycosyl hydrolase family 18 protein — translation MQIHVVKRGDSLWRLSQYYKLPWQELATVNRLSEKDVLTVGQTLFIPTPFTYTVQPGDSLEEIGNRIGVSVAQLQQANPGVTDSNLRPGTQLNVPERMKKTIVTNAFAEPNPKAQANFDAAARALTYITLFSYEVNEKGVFKPLNDSEFLKDAKNKNVRPIMAITNIKDGEFSEEVGTAILTKKEITDKVINESLRIMKQKGYEGISVDFEFLGKQNKEAYNQFLRTLTEKMHQENLIVMTAVAPKISGTQEGEWYESHDYKAHGEIVDYVILMTYEWGYSGGPPMAVSPLPSVKKVLDYAVSVIDPKKILMGINLYGYDWTLPYKPGGEFAKALNPVQATQLAGKRQAAIKYSRKDEAPFFRYWDKQKKEHVVWFEDLRSMKAKFDVVDQYGFAGVSFWNLSFGYPVFWNYLLDRYNIK, via the coding sequence ATGCAGATTCATGTGGTGAAACGGGGCGATTCTCTTTGGAGGCTATCGCAGTACTATAAATTACCGTGGCAGGAGCTCGCTACGGTTAATCGACTTTCTGAAAAAGACGTGCTGACAGTAGGACAGACACTTTTTATCCCAACACCTTTTACGTATACCGTTCAGCCTGGTGATTCATTAGAGGAGATCGGAAACAGGATCGGTGTATCTGTCGCACAGCTACAGCAAGCAAATCCCGGTGTGACAGACAGCAATCTCCGGCCAGGGACGCAGCTTAACGTTCCAGAGCGTATGAAGAAGACGATCGTAACGAACGCGTTTGCAGAACCAAATCCGAAAGCACAAGCCAATTTTGATGCGGCTGCAAGAGCGTTAACGTACATTACGCTATTCAGCTATGAAGTGAACGAAAAAGGCGTGTTCAAACCTCTAAATGATTCCGAGTTCTTAAAAGATGCTAAAAATAAAAACGTGCGCCCGATCATGGCCATCACGAACATAAAAGACGGGGAATTTAGTGAAGAAGTTGGAACAGCGATTCTAACGAAAAAAGAGATAACAGATAAAGTGATAAACGAGTCCTTACGAATCATGAAGCAAAAAGGCTATGAAGGAATCTCTGTTGATTTTGAGTTCTTAGGAAAACAAAACAAAGAAGCGTACAATCAGTTCTTAAGAACGCTCACAGAAAAGATGCACCAAGAAAATTTAATCGTGATGACCGCCGTAGCACCTAAGATATCGGGCACACAAGAAGGAGAATGGTACGAATCTCATGATTATAAAGCTCACGGGGAAATCGTAGATTATGTGATCTTGATGACGTATGAGTGGGGCTATAGCGGTGGACCGCCAATGGCCGTCAGTCCGCTTCCATCTGTAAAAAAGGTGCTCGATTATGCAGTAAGTGTGATCGATCCAAAGAAAATTCTTATGGGCATCAATCTGTACGGTTATGACTGGACGTTACCGTATAAACCGGGCGGTGAGTTCGCAAAAGCGTTGAATCCGGTTCAAGCGACCCAGCTTGCAGGTAAAAGGCAGGCTGCCATCAAATATAGCAGAAAAGACGAAGCACCATTTTTCCGTTATTGGGATAAACAGAAAAAAGAGCATGTCGTTTGGTTTGAAGACCTTCGGAGTATGAAAGCAAAATTTGATGTGGTCGATCAGTACGGCTTTGCAGGAGTAAGCTTTTGGAACCTATCGTTTGGTTATCCAGTTTTTTGGAACTATTTGCTTGATCGGTATAACATCAAATAA
- a CDS encoding YpoC family protein yields MNENTENIFIEWKEKSTEIAIYFKNRDRKSAREPMEYFFTQFLKTIYSVNGVQPRHPLNYKSDLKEYKHLPVNAIERLTFIDDQPDHYQSYIQLSELFSEWEKKSVILRKRST; encoded by the coding sequence ATGAACGAGAATACCGAGAACATTTTTATAGAGTGGAAAGAGAAGTCAACGGAAATTGCTATATATTTTAAAAATCGTGACCGAAAAAGTGCGAGAGAACCGATGGAGTATTTCTTCACGCAGTTCTTGAAAACGATCTATTCGGTAAACGGCGTGCAACCTCGTCATCCATTGAACTACAAAAGCGATCTAAAGGAATATAAGCACTTACCTGTGAATGCGATCGAGCGGCTTACGTTCATAGACGACCAGCCCGATCACTACCAATCGTACATACAGCTTAGTGAGTTATTTTCAGAATGGGAAAAGAAAAGTGTCATATTAAGAAAGCGCAGTACATAA